Proteins encoded within one genomic window of Flavobacteriales bacterium:
- a CDS encoding flippase-like domain-containing protein: MSQKRILNVLKYLVFLGIGFGLLWFVTRNQDLTRMKNELMGARWNWVILSMSVAILSHVFRAARWNMLINTMGFSTKLTTTFHATMSGYFANLIVPRLGEVTRCGILARKNGIPIQGLLGTVIVERGLDLLSLMLITLFTILFQIGILSDFLNQNLFDPLQQRVADNTSFIWLALGGAVVLLVASGYLIKRSMHRMRQRGGGLFFKLKRIWVGFTGGMKTIKRMKNKGLFILYTLLIWVCYYLMVYLCFFALDATEHLSVGAGFTTLAMGSLGIVAPVPGGMGTYHYIVSLTLTEIYLVAESSAVSFAYLVHSSQTLVILVVGAISLFLLTIKSKTLKAS, translated from the coding sequence TTGTCACAGAAACGCATCCTGAATGTTTTAAAGTACCTGGTTTTCCTGGGAATTGGCTTCGGGTTACTGTGGTTTGTTACGCGTAATCAGGACCTCACCCGGATGAAGAATGAGCTGATGGGTGCACGGTGGAACTGGGTGATACTCTCCATGTCCGTAGCGATACTGAGTCATGTTTTCAGAGCCGCCCGATGGAATATGCTCATCAACACCATGGGGTTCTCCACAAAACTTACGACCACCTTCCATGCAACGATGTCAGGGTATTTTGCCAATCTCATCGTACCCCGATTGGGTGAGGTAACCCGCTGTGGCATCCTGGCACGTAAAAACGGCATTCCTATTCAAGGTCTTCTGGGTACCGTTATCGTGGAACGTGGTCTGGATTTGCTTTCCCTAATGCTGATCACACTCTTCACTATTCTTTTTCAGATCGGAATACTTTCGGATTTTCTGAACCAAAATTTATTTGATCCGCTACAGCAACGCGTTGCCGACAACACCTCTTTTATCTGGCTGGCTTTGGGGGGTGCAGTGGTCCTGTTAGTGGCCTCAGGTTATTTGATAAAAAGGTCGATGCATCGGATGCGCCAGCGTGGCGGTGGTCTGTTCTTCAAACTCAAACGCATATGGGTTGGTTTTACCGGAGGTATGAAGACCATCAAACGAATGAAGAACAAAGGATTGTTCATATTATACACCTTGCTGATATGGGTGTGTTATTATCTCATGGTCTACCTGTGTTTCTTTGCGCTGGATGCCACAGAGCATCTATCCGTCGGAGCAGGATTCACCACCCTTGCCATGGGTAGTTTAGGTATCGTTGCCCCGGTACCCGGAGGAATGGGTACCTATCACTATATTGTTAGCCTTACCCTTACCGAAATATACCTGGTGGCGGAAAGTTCCGCGGTATCATTTGCATACCTGGTGCATTCTTCCCAGACTTTGGTTATTCTTGTGGTTGGTGCGATTTCATTATTTTTGCTGACCATCAAGAGCAAAACCCTTAAGGCCAGTTGA